From the Hymenobacter yonginensis genome, one window contains:
- the xseB gene encoding exodeoxyribonuclease VII small subunit, translating to METTYRDAIAELETILRALETDTVDVDELTARVQRSATLIRLCKQKLRTAEDAIDRVFENLDQDEELPEPEAPAPTPPAKRAPKTPRDISGGLLF from the coding sequence ATGGAAACCACCTACCGCGACGCCATAGCAGAACTGGAAACTATTCTGCGGGCCCTGGAAACCGACACCGTGGACGTAGACGAGCTAACGGCCCGCGTGCAGCGCTCGGCCACGCTCATTCGCCTGTGCAAGCAGAAGCTGCGCACCGCCGAAGACGCCATCGACCGGGTATTCGAGAACCTCGACCAGGACGAGGAACTGCCCGAGCCTGAAGCCCCCGCCCCTACGCCACCCGCCAAGCGCGCCCCCAAAACCCCGCGCGATATCAGCGGCGGCCTGCTGTTTTAG
- the xseA gene encoding exodeoxyribonuclease VII large subunit — protein sequence MPPLYNRRSEPGLPATPPPPMALPLAELLLRVKQTLTERFADSYWVVAEIADLTLPRFAGAHCYLTLTDQHQTGRGAQLKAQARATIWSQRYQQLAPAFAEHTGQELRPGLKIMLRVQVKFHEQYGLSLDVLALDPTYTVGELARQRLETIRKLEEKGLLERQRALPLPLAPQRLAIISSPTAAGFQDFVRQLEESAYAFSLALFPAAMQGDDAPASIRTALDAIRPHRQQFDAVVIIRGGGSKTDLLAFDDYGLAAAIGAFPLAVLTGIGHERDEAVVDMAAHLALKTPTAVAAFLSDRLARLDAVFEGYGARVQELAQQSLYAAAAHLDRLGRRTHQAAQSCLHDHHSALRQRVRATAPLARQRLRQQELLLSQQRQALQRAAHHAAEGQHRHLRRLGQLLARRFRYLHRRRREQVLTRRFQLQLAAERLLHRAEIRLLEMARK from the coding sequence ATGCCACCGCTCTACAACCGCCGTTCCGAACCGGGTTTGCCGGCTACTCCGCCGCCGCCCATGGCTTTGCCGCTGGCCGAGCTGCTGCTGCGCGTGAAGCAGACCCTGACCGAGCGGTTTGCCGACTCTTATTGGGTGGTGGCCGAAATTGCCGACCTCACGCTGCCGCGCTTTGCCGGCGCCCACTGCTACCTCACCCTCACCGACCAGCACCAGACCGGCCGCGGCGCCCAGCTCAAGGCCCAGGCCCGCGCCACCATCTGGAGCCAGCGCTACCAGCAACTGGCCCCGGCCTTCGCCGAGCACACCGGCCAGGAGCTGCGCCCGGGCCTGAAAATCATGCTGCGGGTGCAGGTGAAGTTCCACGAGCAGTACGGCCTGAGCCTCGACGTGCTGGCCCTCGACCCCACCTACACCGTAGGCGAGTTGGCCCGGCAGCGCCTCGAAACTATCCGCAAGCTCGAAGAAAAAGGCTTGCTGGAGCGGCAGCGGGCGTTGCCGCTGCCCCTGGCCCCGCAGCGGCTGGCCATCATCTCGTCGCCGACGGCGGCGGGCTTCCAGGATTTCGTGCGCCAGCTGGAGGAGTCAGCGTATGCGTTTTCGCTGGCCTTGTTTCCGGCCGCCATGCAAGGCGACGACGCCCCGGCCAGCATCCGGACGGCGCTGGACGCCATCCGGCCCCACCGCCAGCAGTTTGATGCCGTGGTGATTATCCGGGGCGGGGGCTCCAAAACCGATTTACTGGCCTTCGACGATTACGGGCTGGCGGCGGCCATTGGCGCGTTTCCGCTGGCCGTGCTCACCGGCATCGGGCACGAGCGGGACGAGGCCGTGGTGGACATGGCTGCGCACCTGGCCCTGAAAACCCCTACCGCCGTAGCCGCCTTCCTCTCCGACCGGCTGGCCCGCCTCGATGCCGTGTTTGAGGGCTACGGCGCCCGGGTGCAGGAGCTGGCCCAGCAGAGCCTCTACGCCGCCGCCGCCCACCTGGATAGACTGGGGCGCCGCACCCACCAAGCCGCCCAAAGCTGCCTACACGACCATCATTCGGCGCTGCGTCAGCGCGTGCGCGCTACGGCGCCGCTGGCCCGGCAGCGCCTGCGGCAGCAGGAGCTGCTGCTCAGCCAGCAGCGCCAAGCTCTGCAGCGGGCCGCCCACCACGCCGCCGAAGGCCAGCACCGCCACCTGCGCCGCCTGGGCCAGCTGCTGGCCCGGCGCTTCCGCTATTTGCACCGCCGCCGCCGCGAGCAAGTGCTCACGCGCCGCTTCCAGCTGCAGCTGGCCGCCGAGCGCCTGCTACACCGCGCCGAAATCCGGCTGCTGGAAATGGCGAGGAAGTAA